In a single window of the Larimichthys crocea isolate SSNF chromosome XVII, L_crocea_2.0, whole genome shotgun sequence genome:
- the kng1 gene encoding kininogen-1: MRSGVGLCVLGLLGLYSLVFGEAKVQPGVLIFCDDPSVEKAANSAVHKFNKKLTTGNILALYQILTASKSENGSDSVYSLQFTTRRSDCQAGSSKSWTDCDYLTTGPKEPISCNATVYVTETEADTKQVDCLLDNYIVPEKAPCLGCPEEIDQYSDDLRGPLTTSISKYNTMSDSTHLFTLHSVGHATRQVLAGLRFRVRFDMRKSICAKDEHKDLTLQCVPDENNVEFANCNSTVDVAPWRHEPPQIQIECEQGALASVFVRRRPPGWSPLRNFLFEVPPTPSLPTIAKPTSSSSAASPSKASAKEESSEEDTTAAKTFGSPDVVVSAADDSPFHCPSKPWKPFNPVDVVALAPTEAAAEASPKPVADGTFSDADLTG, encoded by the exons ATGAGGAGCGGAGTGGGGCTGTGTGTGCTGGGCCTGCTGGGCCTCTACAGCTTAGTCTTtggggag gcCAAGGTCCAGCCTGGTGTCTTGATCTTCTGTGACGACCCATCTGTAGAGAAGGCTGCCAACAGCGCTGTGCACAAGTTCAACAAGAAGTTGACCACTGGAAACATTCTGGCCCTCTATCAGATACTAACAGCCAGCAAG tcaGAGAATGGCTCAGACTCGGTGTACTCACTGCAGTTCACCACCAGGAGGAGTGACTGTCAGGCTGGGAGCAGTAAATCCTGGACAGACTGTGACTATCTGACTACTGGACCCAAG GAGCCAATTTCATGCAATGCCACGGTCTACGTGACAGAAACTGAAGCAGACACTAAACAGGTGGACTGCCTGCTCG ATAATTACATCGTTCCAGAGAAAGCTCCCTGTTTGGGCTGCCCGGAGGAGATTGATCAGTACTCAGATGACCTTAGAGGTCCTCTTACTACCTCCATCTCCAAGTATAATACCATGTCTGACTCTACTCACCTGTTCACCCTGCACAGCGTCGGCCATGCTACTAGACAG GTGCTTGCAGGTTTAAGGTTCCGGGTGAGATTTGATATGAGGAAGAGCATCTGCGCAAAGGACGAACACAAAGACCTCACCCTTCAGTGTGTCCCTGATGAAAACAATGTG GAGTTTGCCAACTGTAACTCCACTGTGGATGTAGCACCGTGGAGACATGAGCCCCCACAGATCCAGATAGAGTGTGAACAAGGGGCATTGGCCTCG GTGTTTGTCAGGCGCCGTCCTCCTGGCTGGTCTCCACTCAGGAACTTTCTGTTTGAGGTTCCCCCTACACCCTCACTTCCCACTATAGCAAAGCCCACATCATCGTCCTCTGCAGCGTCCCCCTCCAAGGCCTCAGCTAAAGAAGAATCTTCTGAAGAGGACACCACAGCCGCCAAAACATTCGGCTCCCCTGATGTAGTAGTCTCAGCTGCAGACGACAGCCCCTTCCACTGCCCATCCAAGCCCTGGAAACCGTTCAATCCAGTCGACGTGGTGGCTTTAGCTCCTACAGAGGCAGCCGCAGAGGCCTCCCCGAAGCCTGTAGCAGACGGGACCTTCAGTGATGCAGACCTGACAGGATAA
- the lamp3 gene encoding lysosome-associated membrane glycoprotein 3: protein MMLKGRMGGWSLIFLAIISGVHLQRNDSSVQPASDSEPPSEAQVYRAILQPSEAIPPIGTYVLENKDGKCYIKATLGVEFIVIEKKRWYLSLDPSRVTTSGYCGRSSAVLSLTLPDNSASLLFTFVKDKKVFYVSKLDVKLTTPVCEECANKNYSGVMDHEKLFKTANGQSFSCKSENLFLTSSQLWIKLVPLQMQAFSLSKGQYGKEVECWADFNKRVIPIVIGATVVGILLIALLTYLMVKDRRRQGYDRI, encoded by the exons ATGATGTTAAAGGGTCGCATGGGTGGATGGTCTCTTATCTTCTTGGCTATTATTTCAG GTGTTCACCTCCAGAGAAATGACAGCTCTGTCCAGCCAGCCTCTGACTCTGAGCCGCCCTCTGAGGCTCAGGTCTACCGGGCCATCTTGCAACCTTCAGAGGCCATTCCTCCAATTG ggACCTACGTTCTGGAAAACAAGGACGGGAAATGCTACATCAAAGCCACTCTGGGAGTGGAGTTCATTGTCATTGAAAAGAAG AGGTGGTATTTAAGCCTGGATCCCTCCAGGGTCACGACCTCTGGTTACTGTGGACGAAGCTCTGCTGTATTGTCCCTCACACTTCCCGACAACAGTGCCAGTCTGCTGTTCACCTTTGTAAAG GACAAGAAGGTTTTCTACGTCAGCAAGCTGGATGTTAAACTGACTACGCCTGTCTGCGAAGAATGTGCCA aTAAGAATTACTCAGGTGTGATGGACCATGAGAAGCTGTTTAAAACAGCTAACGGACAGAGCTTCAGTTGCAAATCTGAGAATCTGTTTCTGACTTCGTCCCAGTTGTGGATCAAGCTGGTTCCACTGCAGATGCAGGCCTTCAGTCTGTCCAAAGGACAGTATGGAAAAG AGGTGGAGTGTTGGGCTGACTTCAACAAGCGAGTTATTCCCATCGTCATTGGGGCCACGGTGGTGGGCATCCTCCTGATTGCTTTGCTGACCTACCTGATGGTCAAAGACCGCCGTAGACAAGGATATGACAGGATCTGA